From one Rhodovulum sp. ES.010 genomic stretch:
- a CDS encoding metal ABC transporter solute-binding protein, Zn/Mn family — protein sequence MHATRRSVLAAIAALCMAWPGPVAAQERASVVATTGMIADAARKVGGDLVEVRALMGPGVDPHSYRQTRSDIVALARADLVLWHGLYLEAQMENFLLELANDNNVVAVAESLPRNLLIGHDDYDDKFDPHVWMNPNLWARVVLNVRDALIATAPEAEATFRANAEAHLAELYALARYTAGVLSSVPAEARVLVTAHDAFNYFGSAYGFEVVGIQGISTESEAGLRRIADLVELLADRDIRAVFVESSVSDRNIRALIEGAAARGHEVAIGGELFSDAMGAPDTYEGTYLGMIDHNTTTIAAALGGEAPDGGMKGLLN from the coding sequence ATGCATGCGACCAGACGAAGCGTTCTCGCGGCCATTGCTGCGCTCTGCATGGCCTGGCCTGGCCCGGTCGCGGCCCAAGAGCGGGCCAGTGTCGTCGCGACCACTGGCATGATCGCCGATGCCGCCCGCAAGGTCGGGGGCGATCTCGTCGAGGTGCGCGCGCTGATGGGTCCCGGGGTCGATCCGCATTCTTACCGTCAGACCCGGTCCGACATCGTTGCACTGGCGCGCGCCGATCTCGTGCTGTGGCACGGTCTTTATCTCGAAGCGCAGATGGAGAACTTCCTGCTGGAGCTGGCCAACGACAACAACGTCGTCGCCGTGGCCGAAAGCCTGCCGCGCAACCTGCTGATCGGGCACGACGATTACGACGACAAGTTCGACCCCCATGTGTGGATGAACCCCAATCTCTGGGCGCGGGTCGTGCTGAACGTGCGCGACGCGCTGATCGCGACTGCGCCCGAGGCCGAGGCGACCTTCCGCGCCAATGCCGAGGCGCATCTGGCCGAACTCTACGCGCTCGCGCGCTACACCGCGGGAGTCCTGTCCTCGGTCCCGGCCGAGGCGCGGGTGCTTGTGACCGCCCATGACGCGTTCAACTATTTCGGCTCGGCCTACGGGTTCGAGGTCGTGGGCATCCAGGGCATCTCGACCGAAAGCGAAGCGGGTTTGAGGCGGATCGCCGATCTCGTGGAGCTGCTGGCAGACCGCGATATCCGTGCCGTCTTCGTCGAAAGCTCGGTCTCCGACCGAAACATCCGAGCGCTGATCGAAGGCGCAGCGGCGCGGGGCCACGAGGTGGCCATCGGCGGCGAGTTGTTTTCGGACGCGATGGGCGCGCCCGACACCTACGAGGGCACCTATCTCGGCATGATCGACCATAACACCACCACGATCGCCGCTGCCCTGGGTGGCGAGGCCCCAGACGGCGGCATGAAGGGATTGCTCAACTGA